One Streptomyces sp. B21-105 genomic region harbors:
- a CDS encoding TerD family protein: MITLTKEDGPADLDGVTHLSLGVSWDPTAGSSGGVLGKLRRKTGTDLDLIAIAMQGADPVRLAGLDSLDPMGNGSLLHSGDNQTGHGDGDDETVTVEFARIPANITSIVFIAAAYKKGSNFQKARNISFKVYDATGGNTQQVADIWPSLLTQDNGCAVAKAMRVGGSWKLEVINVTGKIKQGDEHALMRFAVSK, from the coding sequence ATGATCACCCTCACCAAGGAAGACGGCCCCGCCGACCTGGACGGAGTCACCCATCTGTCCCTCGGGGTCTCCTGGGACCCCACCGCCGGCAGCAGCGGCGGGGTGCTGGGCAAGCTGCGTCGCAAGACCGGCACCGACCTCGACCTGATCGCCATCGCCATGCAGGGCGCGGATCCCGTGCGTCTGGCGGGTCTCGACTCACTCGACCCGATGGGCAACGGCTCGCTGCTGCACAGCGGTGACAACCAGACCGGGCACGGGGACGGCGACGACGAGACGGTGACCGTCGAGTTCGCCCGGATACCGGCCAACATCACGTCGATCGTGTTCATCGCCGCGGCGTACAAGAAGGGCAGCAACTTCCAGAAGGCCCGCAACATCAGCTTCAAGGTCTACGACGCGACCGGCGGCAACACCCAGCAGGTCGCCGACATCTGGCCGAGCCTGCTCACCCAGGACAACGGCTGCGCCGTGGCGAAGGCCATGCGGGTCGGCGGCAGTTGGAAGCTCGAGGTCATCAACGTGACGGGCAAGATCAAGCAGGGCGACGAACACGCCCTGATGCGTTTCGCCGTCAGCAAGTAG
- a CDS encoding ABC transporter permease, whose protein sequence is MSALSRVVRSGVGRRRVQTLVIGLTAMVAVAASVLGGSLLVVSGAPFDDAFDRQHGAHLSVTFDAARTDAGRAEETGRVVGVAAAAGPFRTVSAVPRIRGGTTGWPMTVVGRGDPDGPVDDLTLSAGRWATRPGEIVLNTDGFLFPDLGLELTFPGLPGDPVLKVVGTARSVTGSADAWVTPAQAAALTTPGRPGGHQMLYRFTAADTAAQVEAGREAVTEGAVTAGGEAVTGTRSWLTVRASAEHDTALYVPFLLAFGVLGLVMSVLIVGNVVAGAVGAGLPRIGVLKAVGFTPAQVVRAYVGQALVPAAAGTVCGLLAAHLLAVPVMSETEDVYGTTSLAVAPWVDATVALGVLGLVAVTACASAWRAGRLRTVDAIAVGRGARTDRGRWAARLAGRLPLPRPLALGLTRPFARPARALATGTAILFGATAVTFTVGMGASLGEVMKARAHDSADVTVAAPLPEPGPDGPIPGTRGEPEPDARAVAAAIDAQPATRAYYTTATARATVPGAAGTTAVVAFTGDASWGGYTMVSGRWIAEPGEAVVPTAFLAATDTHIGGTVTLGGLGDPYGPGGSDGSAEAVTVRIVGEVLDPRNDGMQVFTDAATLAPAHPDLTDTTQHIAVTSGTSAAGYADALNKSLKPLGVTARAGGADGGSDVVATLNALSALLTLMLVAVAALGVLNAVVLDTRERVRELGVHKALGMTPRQMIAMVVTSVVLTGLAGGILGVPLGVALHGWVVPAMGHSAGLELPHSVLAVYPADRLSLLALGGLLIAVLGALLPAGRAAAARTATALRTE, encoded by the coding sequence GTGAGCGCGCTGAGCCGGGTGGTGCGGTCGGGCGTGGGGCGGCGCCGGGTTCAGACGCTCGTGATCGGTCTGACCGCGATGGTGGCGGTCGCCGCGTCCGTCCTGGGAGGCTCGCTGCTGGTGGTCTCGGGCGCGCCCTTCGACGACGCCTTCGACCGGCAGCACGGCGCGCACCTGTCCGTCACGTTCGACGCGGCCCGCACCGACGCCGGCCGGGCCGAGGAGACGGGGCGCGTTGTCGGGGTGGCCGCCGCGGCAGGGCCGTTCCGCACGGTGTCCGCGGTCCCGCGCATCCGCGGGGGCACGACCGGGTGGCCGATGACCGTCGTCGGCCGCGGCGATCCCGACGGCCCGGTCGACGACCTGACGTTGAGCGCCGGGCGGTGGGCCACCCGGCCCGGCGAGATCGTGCTGAACACCGACGGCTTCCTGTTTCCCGACCTCGGGCTCGAACTGACCTTCCCGGGACTGCCCGGCGACCCCGTCCTGAAAGTGGTGGGCACGGCCCGTTCGGTCACCGGGAGCGCCGACGCCTGGGTGACACCGGCCCAGGCCGCCGCACTCACCACGCCCGGCCGCCCCGGCGGCCACCAGATGCTCTACCGCTTCACCGCCGCCGACACCGCCGCTCAGGTCGAGGCAGGCCGCGAAGCCGTGACGGAGGGGGCTGTGACGGCGGGCGGCGAGGCGGTGACCGGAACGCGGTCCTGGCTCACCGTCAGGGCGTCCGCCGAGCACGACACCGCGCTGTACGTGCCCTTCCTCCTCGCGTTCGGAGTCCTGGGCCTGGTCATGTCGGTGCTCATCGTGGGCAACGTCGTCGCCGGCGCGGTGGGCGCGGGACTGCCTCGGATCGGCGTCCTCAAGGCCGTCGGCTTCACCCCGGCGCAGGTGGTACGGGCCTACGTGGGCCAGGCGCTCGTCCCGGCGGCAGCGGGCACGGTGTGCGGCCTCCTCGCGGCCCACCTGCTGGCCGTGCCGGTCATGTCCGAGACGGAGGACGTGTACGGCACCACATCCCTGGCGGTGGCCCCCTGGGTCGACGCGACCGTAGCCCTGGGCGTCCTCGGCCTGGTCGCGGTCACCGCCTGCGCGAGCGCCTGGCGGGCCGGCCGGCTGCGCACGGTCGACGCCATCGCCGTCGGGCGCGGCGCGCGGACGGACCGCGGCCGGTGGGCGGCACGCCTGGCCGGGCGGCTGCCCCTGCCACGGCCGCTCGCCCTGGGCCTGACCCGTCCCTTCGCCCGCCCCGCCCGTGCCCTGGCCACGGGGACGGCGATCCTGTTCGGCGCCACCGCCGTCACCTTCACCGTCGGCATGGGGGCGTCGCTCGGCGAGGTCATGAAGGCGAGGGCCCACGACTCGGCCGACGTCACCGTCGCCGCGCCCCTGCCGGAACCCGGCCCGGACGGGCCGATCCCGGGCACACGCGGCGAGCCCGAGCCGGACGCCCGCGCCGTCGCCGCGGCGATCGACGCCCAGCCCGCCACCCGGGCGTACTACACGACCGCTACGGCCCGGGCCACCGTCCCCGGTGCGGCCGGGACCACCGCGGTCGTCGCCTTCACCGGCGACGCGTCCTGGGGCGGCTACACCATGGTCTCCGGTCGCTGGATCGCCGAGCCGGGCGAGGCCGTCGTACCCACCGCCTTCCTCGCCGCCACCGACACGCACATCGGGGGCACCGTCACGCTGGGCGGCCTGGGTGATCCGTACGGCCCGGGCGGTTCGGACGGCTCGGCCGAGGCGGTCACCGTCCGGATCGTCGGCGAGGTGCTCGACCCCCGCAACGACGGCATGCAGGTGTTCACCGACGCCGCGACGCTCGCACCCGCACACCCGGACCTGACCGACACCACGCAGCACATCGCGGTGACATCCGGCACTTCCGCCGCCGGTTACGCAGACGCGCTGAACAAGAGCCTGAAACCCCTGGGCGTCACCGCCCGGGCCGGCGGGGCCGACGGCGGCAGCGACGTGGTCGCCACGCTGAACGCACTGTCCGCGCTCCTGACGCTGATGCTCGTCGCCGTGGCGGCGCTCGGTGTCCTCAACGCGGTCGTCCTCGACACCCGTGAGCGCGTCCGTGAACTCGGCGTCCACAAGGCCCTGGGCATGACCCCCCGGCAGATGATCGCGATGGTCGTCACTTCGGTCGTCCTGACCGGGCTGGCCGGCGGCATCCTGGGTGTTCCGCTCGGCGTCGCGCTGCACGGCTGGGTCGTCCCCGCCATGGGCCACAGCGCCGGACTGGAACTTCCGCACTCCGTCCTCGCCGTCTACCCCGCGGACCGACTGTCCCTGCTCGCTCTGGGGGGCCTGCTCATCGCCGTTCTCGGGGCGCTGCTGCCCGCGGGCCGCGCGGCCGCGGCGCGCACCGCGACCGCCCTGCGCACCGAGTAG